In Sceloporus undulatus isolate JIND9_A2432 ecotype Alabama unplaced genomic scaffold, SceUnd_v1.1 scaffold_3225, whole genome shotgun sequence, the genomic stretch attattataatataaaattattattattattattattaatataaataaaataaaaatatatagacaGATAGACCTGATACAATCCTAATGGGGAAacggtgtgtgtgtttttaattgtcagaCGGCTCCAGACGGCTGGAAGAACTCCGTGCGCCACAACCTCTCCCTGAACAAGTGCTTTGAGAAAGTGGAGAACAAGTCGAGCGGCGCCTCACGCAAGGGCTGCCTCTGGGCCCTGAACCCGGCCAAGATcaacaaaatggaggaggagatgcAGAAGTGGAAGCAGAAGGACATGGCCGCCATCCACCACAGCATGGCCAACCCAGGTGAGCAGGGCGGGGTTCAGATAGATATGGGATGGGGGGCCACAAGGTgagcatgagccaacagtgtgatgaggcagctaacaaggccaacgtGATCCTAGGCTGCAAccatagaattatagtgtctatACTTCTACTGTAGGGATTGGAAGTGACCCTATGGGGCTTGGCACATTTGGGTCTGACTCTACATATCCCTTTTGCAGAAGAGCTGGACAAGCTCATCACGGACCGGCCGGAGAACTGCCAGCGGCCCAGAAAGATGACCAATGCCAAcatctctggacacctctctcAGACCGTGATGATGCTCTCCATGCCGCCGATGCGCCACCGCCACCAGGTCCAGGCGCCACAGGCCTGCATGGTGCCCGAATCCCTGGCGCCTGCACAGACACCTCCTTCGCACAACGCCCTGCACGACACGACGCCTGGACCCATTGCTCCGCAGCACCATCACCACGACAACGCCGTGACGCACGGCGGACACAACTTCCTTGGCGCCATGATGGCTGACATGAATACTGAGGTGGACGCCCTTGACCCCAGCATCATGGACTTCGCACTGCAAGGTGAGGAACATTGATGGTGActcactacagctcccagaatcccagaaatAAGTATTTTTTCACTACAAAGGCGTGCGTTCGCGGCAAAGGCGTGCGTCCGCCCGCCATTTTAACCCTgacttccctttccctccctctcaggTAACCTTTGGGAAGAGATGAAGGATGAGAGTTTCAACCTGGAGAGCCTGGGCACCTTTGACTGCAGCCTTGGTCCGGCCGCTGCGTCCAGCAGGAGTGACCACTCTTTCCCGGATGTACAAGTCACTGGCCTCTACGCCACATACACCGCCATGGACACCGTCACAGTGGACTCCTCTGCCTTGCCGTATCTGAATGCCCAAGGGAGCGGAAAGCCCATCACCCTCCTCTGAATGGGATCTGCCTACGGACCCCACTATGTCCCCTCAGTAGCTCCATATAGTGCTACAGATTGCAGCGCTCATCATCCAAgagcataataataaatattatccaGCGCCCATCATCCAAAGGCATAGGTCCAGATATTGGTACAGACTGCAACTAGGACACATAAGGCCATAAACAATGGAGGATTAATTAAGGATTGATTGACTTACATTTTAGGCCATGATGTAGGGCTAGGGTAGCTAGTCTTTTGTAGGGCGTTTCTTAATTAATTCCAGTAATTAATGTTTGCAAACcgtatttataatttatttccgATGGAGACCATTGTCGCAAAACTCTACAAACTGGACCTTTGGTTTCAAAGCGATGTAGTAGTGTTTACTGTGTGTGTAAATGTGGGTAAAAGTAACCGCAAGAAAAAACAAGGATGATGATGCTATAGAAGTACTGCTAAAGAGTTGTTGCCACTTTTGGGGGAGAGGTCCTTGCAATGTTGGGGACGATGGGAAACACAGTTTTCTGGTTTAGACCCTGACCCTTGAGATTCCTCTACGCTTCGCTTCCATCCGCTCTCCTCGCCTCCAGTTTCCTCAGCCACTTCTTATGGGAAAGGTCCCCTCATAGCAAAACATAGATTTTGGCATTGGTTGGATGACCGAGGTGTCGGTCAAGGCATCGGTCAAGAGGAATGGGCACATCCTTGAGCAGCAACAGACCCATTATGATGACCAACGTCTGAGTTGCCAGAGCGGACACTGGATGCAAGGGGTCTCCGTGGGGCAGATGGCGCTTCCCAAGGACGCTGGGACATCTGTCTCCAAGGCTTCCTTGAGTAGCAAGAGACCCATTATGATGACCAAAGTCCAAGTGGTCAGAGTGGACACCAGACACCAGCAGTCTCCTTCCCAAGGAGGTCACCCTAAATTAACCAACAGGAGCTCTACCTCCTGAAAACCAAGGGTTTAATCCCTACCTGGTTTGAAACCTACAGCCATAGCACCCTGAAATTCTCCGGCCAATGGCCAAAGTCTGAGCGGTCAGAGCAAACACTGGACGCAAGCGGCCTCCATAGGCAAATGGTGCTCCCCAAGGACATTGGGACTTCCCAAAGACCAGAGAAAGTGAACCAGTAAGAACATCCCCCTCCCAGTTTGAAACCTACAGCCAAGACACCCTGCAAACAACTCCAatttgtgttccagcagccattttgtgttccagacCCTTCTCTGAGTTGAACAGAGGTATCAGTAGTAGAAAACCCCCACTTCTTGTCAAACTCAAAAGTGACAGGTGCCCTGCCCCCTTTTGGGTTTTACTCCCACCTTGGTCTCTTAGTCCCGCCTCCTGGATATGTGGGTTCTAGGTCTTGGGTATGTGGATTCTAGGTCTTGGGTTGTCATTTTTCTGGGTTCTAGGTATCAACTTTGGAAAGGGGGTCTAGATTTTGGGGGTTCCAGAGGACCCCCAAAAGGTCAgccattttggtttttttgtcaAAGAGGTTTTTGGGGTGAACCTGTCTCAGGACCGCCGACCATGAGGAGCGGGTCCCATCCCCATCAGACCAACGGCATAGCAGCAAGCTGTGTTCAAAGATGACAAGCGGCAGCCATTTTATTTGCACCAACAAAAATTTTTGAGGTGGGTGTGAGGTGTCTCTGAATGTGTCTCAAACTCCCGAAATGAACTATTCAGAGGTCTGGCGCGATCTGAGCTTCGCAAAGGTGCGACGTGTGGATCGCTTCCCCTCACTCCGCCTCTAGGGGTGTTTTCAAAAAATGGTGCGCTTTTGAGTGTCGCCGATTGGCCCAAAGGACCACGCCCCCATCCCGGATTGATTTAAATCCCCTCGTGCCTCCGAGGAAGCCAATGGGGTTTGGCGAAGGGGACAACACCCTTGCGGTGCTGGGGTATATGAAGGGGTCCCCAGACTTCACCTTCATGACATTGGCTACCGGCCGCTATCGCTTTTGGGGACTACCTACCTGCAAAATGGAGAATTTGGCAGAGCCGATGCCGGTGTGACCCGAGGGGCTTGCGGAGGAAGAAGATATGATAGATTCTACCCTGACTTCTCCTGGGGCTGAGCAGAGAAGGGAAAGGCATCTCGAGGACATGATTGAAAACATATGCAAACTGTATGAAACT encodes the following:
- the LOC121918034 gene encoding forkhead box protein N4-like — its product is TAPDGWKNSVRHNLSLNKCFEKVENKSSGASRKGCLWALNPAKINKMEEEMQKWKQKDMAAIHHSMANPEELDKLITDRPENCQRPRKMTNANISGHLSQTVMMLSMPPMRHRHQVQAPQACMVPESLAPAQTPPSHNALHDTTPGPIAPQHHHHDNAVTHGGHNFLGAMMADMNTEVDALDPSIMDFALQGNLWEEMKDESFNLESLGTFDCSLGPAAASSRSDHSFPDVQVTGLYATYTAMDTVTVDSSALPYLNAQGSGKPITLL